A region of Salvia splendens isolate huo1 chromosome 17, SspV2, whole genome shotgun sequence DNA encodes the following proteins:
- the LOC121774550 gene encoding F-box/kelch-repeat protein At3g06240-like, with the protein MNIDVVFEILLHLPVRSLFRFRAVCKLWCYDIDSPHFIKLHTLLRRNNYIKDEEVYLRFISTYVDNSRNLKSISINLLGNGKKLLMSHKFPVYDLILSWAVKGLVCLSSPLGKSQVAICNPFLGQFKILPLPPYTSAQSSYHLDRVGLGFDEYYKVVHLRQCNSQRCLLARLYSERTNSWSNLDIDQDLVIQSPIKSWCKNGSFVHWEGRRGIYYKKIIVSFDMKNEEFRTTSISSLMGDEVFYYSSGFRVLAKSDFSFVILVFDRQRLKVYESSGEGSELVWNNVSNVELKPFWRLKILESDDIPIWRNDDRVVVRGSKYREVILYDYHARKFIRRFNIPTSSSSTSPDDIIEYEGSLISP; encoded by the coding sequence ATGAATATCGATGTGGTGTTTGAGATACTCTTGCATCTTCCCGTTCGATCCCTCTTCAGATTCAGAGCTGTCTGCAAATTATGGTGTTACGACATTGATTCTCCACACTTCATAAAACTGCACACGTTGTTGCGACGTAACAATTACATCAAAGATGAGGAGGTATATCTACGGTTTATTAGTACTTATGTCGATAATAGTCGAAACTTGAAGAGTATATCAATAAATCTCCTAGGCAACGGGAAGAAGTTATTAATGTCGCATAAATTTCCGGTTTACGACCTTATATTATCTTGGGCAGTTAAGGGTCTAGTGTGCCTAAGTTCACCTCTAGGTAAGTCACAAGTTGCAATATGCAATCCTTTTCTAGGTCAATTCAAGATTCTACCACTTCCTCCTTACACTTCTGCTCAATCCTCATATCATTTAGATAGAGTGGGTTTGGGTTTTGACGAATATTACAAAGTGGTGCATTTACGGCAATGCAACAGTCAACGTTGTTTGCTTGCCCGTCTGTATTCGGAAAGGACGAATTCTTGGAGTAATTTGGATATTGATCAAGATTTGGTCATCCAGAGTCCCATAAAGTCGTGGTGCAAGAATGGATCCTTTGTGCACTGGGAAGGGCGGAGAGGGATATACTATAAGAAGATTATAGTAAGCTTTGATATGAAGAATGAAGAGTTTCGAACAACTTCAATATCATCACTAATGGGTGACGAAGTATTTTATTACTCATCTGGTTTTCGTGTTCTAGCAAAGAGTGACTTCTCTTTTGTTATCCTTGTTTTCGACCGTCAGAGGTTGAAGGTTTATGAGTCTAGCGGTGAAGGAAGTGAGCTTGTTTGGAATAATGTGAGTAATGTGGAACTAAAGCCTTTTTGGAGGCTCAAAATTCTGGAGAGTGATGATATTCCAATTTGGAGGAATGATGATCGTGTGGTTGTTAGAGGTAGTAAATACAGAGAAGTGATTTTGTATGATTACCATGCTCGGAAATTCATACGACGTTTCAACATACCTACGAGCTCGAGCTCGACCTCGCCTGATGACATCATTGAGTATGAAGGAAGCTTGATTTCACCTTAG
- the LOC121773555 gene encoding uncharacterized protein At2g39795, mitochondrial-like, with translation MSLNKLIRSASRLVPIAVRASAGSRWCSHRHHSSAFSATVNGRVKDLQSPRSFPSILHRYSTEISSDESLLKSVEYEIECANDSYSVTEAEEEVPEGFPFKIENRVGSETVSLTREYQGETISVDVYMPNLVTGDEDDDDASNQSSIPLVVKTSKRSGPYLEFGCTAYPDEIVIDSLSVKDPENSEDQIAYEGPDFGDLDENLQKALHRYLEIRGIKASTTNFLHGYMINKDTTEYVEWLKKIQKFLQA, from the exons ATGTCACtcaataagcttatacgttctGCTTCAAGGCTTGTACCTATCGCCGTCCGAGCTTCCGCCGGAAGCCGATGGTGCTCCCACCGCCACCACAGCTCAGCCTTCTCCGCCACCGTCAACGGCCGAGTGAAGGACCTCCAGTCGCCGAGGTCATTCCCGTCTATTCTCCACCGCTATTCCACCGAGATTAGCTCCGACGAGTCGCTGCTGAAAAGCGTTGAGTACGAGATTGAATGCGCCAACGACTCTTACTCTGTGACCGAG GCTGAGGAGGAGGTACCAGAGGGCTTCCCTTTTAAAATCGAAAACCGTGTTGGATCAGAAACTGTATCGCTGACCAGAGAGTATCAGGGTGAAACCATAAGTGTCGACGTGTACATGCCCAACCTTGTTACGGGtgatgaggatgatgatgaCGCCTCCAACCAATCTAGCATCCCGTTGGTTGTCAAAACCTCCAAGAGGAGTGGACCCTATCTGGAGTTCGGTTGCACTGCTTATCCTGATGAGATTGTGATTGACAGCTTGTCAGTAAAAGATCCGGAAAACTCTGAGGACCAAATCGCCTACGAGGGACCTGACTTTGG GGATTTGGATGAGAATTTGCAGAAGGCACTCCACCGGTATCTGGAGATTAGAGGGATCAAGGCGAGCACAACCAATTTCTTGCATGGGTATATGATCAACAAGGACACCACAGAATACGTCGAATGGCTGAAGAAAATCCAGAAGTTTCTCCAGGCATGA